A stretch of Arthrobacter sp. NEB 688 DNA encodes these proteins:
- the kdpC gene encoding potassium-transporting ATPase subunit KdpC: MTRQLSAALKALLVLTVLCGVLYPAAVLAVGLVVPDRAAGQPVRVDGREVGSALLGQPPSGPEWFQGRPSESDASGETSGGSNLGPSNPDLATAVAEREQALRAANPDAPQDIPADALTASASGLDPDVSPAYARWQAPRVAAARGLDPAAVLRLVGEHVRPAPLGGVLGQERVNVLELNVALSTLGRG, from the coding sequence ATGACCCGTCAGCTGTCTGCTGCGCTCAAGGCGCTGCTCGTCCTCACCGTCCTCTGCGGCGTCCTCTACCCGGCGGCGGTCCTCGCCGTGGGGCTCGTGGTCCCCGACCGGGCCGCCGGCCAGCCGGTGCGCGTCGACGGACGGGAGGTCGGCTCCGCCCTCCTCGGCCAGCCGCCGAGCGGCCCCGAGTGGTTCCAGGGCCGCCCGTCGGAGTCCGACGCCTCCGGCGAGACGAGCGGCGGCTCCAACCTCGGCCCGTCCAACCCCGACCTCGCGACGGCCGTCGCCGAGCGCGAGCAGGCCCTGCGCGCCGCCAACCCGGATGCGCCGCAGGACATCCCGGCCGACGCCCTCACCGCGTCCGCCAGCGGGCTCGACCCCGACGTCTCGCCGGCCTACGCCCGCTGGCAGGCGCCGCGCGTGGCCGCCGCCCGGGGGCTGGACCCGGCCGCGGTGCTGCGGCTCGTCGGCGAGCACGTCCGTCCGGCACCCCTCGGCGGGGTCCTCGGGCAGGAGCGCGTCAACGTCCTCGAGCTCAACGTCGCGCTCTCCACCCTCGGCCGCGGGTGA
- the kdpB gene encoding potassium-transporting ATPase subunit KdpB yields the protein MTTSLARTAWQNLPAAFAKLDPRHLWRTPVIMVVWVGSVLTTVLSVLDPSVFSIAVTVWLWATVLFANLAEAVAEGRGKAQADTLRRTRTETVARRLREDGTVEEVAGTALLLGDRVVVEAGQVIPGDGDVVEGVATVDESAITGESAPVIRESGGDRCAVTGGTTVLSDRVVVRITSKPGETFIDRMIALVEGASRQKTPNEIALSILLTTLTIIFVLAVAAIQPMAVYSGQRLSLVVLVALLVCLIPTTIGALLSAIGIAGMDRLVQRNVLAMSGRAVEAAGDVSTLLLDKTGTITFGNRRASELVPVGGASRTDLARSAYLSSLADETPEGRSIVEYTVEDGVDADALGDVVALRRAGAEVVEFSATTRMSGVDLPDGRRVRKGAGSAVTAWVREQGGTVGGDLEMHVEAISASGGTPLVVAEAAPGEAPSVVGVVHLKDVVKPGMRERFEQLRAMGIRTVMITGDNPLTAKAIAEEAGVDDYLAEATPEDKMALIKQEQSGGRLVAMTGDGTNDAPALAQADVGVAMNTGTSAAKEAGNMVDLDSDPTKLIDVVAIGKQLLITRGALTTFSIANDVAKYFAIIPAMFVGIFPGLQTLNVMGLSSPESAMLSAVIFNALVIVALIPLALKGVRYRALSAHAMLRRNLLVFGLGGVVVPFVGIKLIDLVVSLVPGL from the coding sequence ATGACCACGTCCCTCGCGCGCACCGCCTGGCAGAACCTGCCCGCGGCGTTCGCCAAGCTCGACCCGCGCCACCTCTGGCGCACCCCCGTGATCATGGTGGTCTGGGTCGGGTCGGTCCTCACGACCGTGCTCTCCGTCCTCGACCCGTCGGTCTTCTCGATCGCGGTCACGGTGTGGCTGTGGGCGACCGTGCTGTTCGCCAACCTCGCCGAGGCCGTCGCCGAGGGCCGCGGCAAGGCGCAGGCCGACACCCTGCGCCGCACCCGGACCGAGACCGTCGCCCGCCGGCTGCGCGAGGACGGCACGGTCGAGGAGGTGGCCGGCACGGCGCTGCTCCTCGGTGACCGCGTCGTCGTCGAGGCCGGCCAGGTCATCCCCGGCGACGGCGACGTCGTCGAGGGGGTCGCGACCGTCGACGAGTCGGCGATCACCGGCGAGTCCGCACCGGTCATCCGCGAGTCCGGCGGCGACCGCTGCGCCGTCACCGGCGGCACGACCGTCCTCTCGGACCGCGTGGTGGTGCGGATCACGAGCAAGCCCGGCGAGACCTTCATCGACCGGATGATCGCCCTGGTCGAGGGCGCCTCGCGACAGAAGACGCCCAACGAGATCGCCCTCTCGATCCTCCTGACGACGCTGACGATCATCTTCGTCCTCGCCGTCGCGGCCATCCAGCCGATGGCGGTCTACTCCGGCCAGCGCCTCTCGCTCGTCGTCCTCGTGGCGCTGCTCGTCTGCCTCATCCCGACGACGATCGGCGCGCTGCTCTCGGCCATCGGCATCGCCGGGATGGACCGCCTCGTGCAGCGCAACGTCCTCGCGATGTCGGGGCGCGCCGTCGAGGCCGCCGGCGACGTCAGCACGCTGCTGCTCGACAAGACCGGCACCATCACGTTCGGCAACCGGCGCGCGAGCGAGCTCGTCCCCGTCGGGGGCGCCTCGCGCACCGACCTCGCGCGCTCCGCGTACCTGTCGTCCCTCGCCGACGAGACGCCCGAGGGCCGCTCGATCGTCGAGTACACCGTCGAGGACGGGGTGGACGCCGACGCGCTCGGCGACGTCGTGGCGCTGCGCCGGGCCGGGGCCGAGGTCGTCGAGTTCAGCGCCACGACCCGGATGTCGGGCGTCGACCTGCCCGACGGCCGACGGGTCCGCAAGGGTGCGGGCAGCGCCGTCACCGCGTGGGTGCGCGAGCAGGGCGGCACGGTCGGCGGCGACCTGGAGATGCACGTCGAGGCCATCAGCGCCTCGGGCGGCACGCCGCTCGTCGTCGCCGAGGCCGCCCCGGGGGAGGCCCCCAGCGTCGTCGGCGTCGTCCACCTCAAGGACGTCGTCAAGCCGGGGATGCGCGAGCGCTTCGAGCAGCTGCGGGCGATGGGCATCCGCACGGTGATGATCACCGGCGACAACCCGCTGACCGCCAAGGCGATCGCCGAGGAGGCCGGGGTCGACGACTACCTCGCCGAGGCCACGCCCGAGGACAAGATGGCGCTCATCAAGCAGGAGCAGTCCGGCGGGCGGCTCGTCGCGATGACCGGCGACGGCACCAACGACGCGCCGGCGCTCGCCCAGGCCGACGTCGGCGTCGCGATGAACACCGGGACGTCGGCGGCGAAGGAGGCCGGCAACATGGTCGACCTCGACTCCGACCCGACCAAGCTCATCGACGTCGTCGCCATCGGCAAGCAGCTGCTCATCACCCGCGGCGCCCTGACGACGTTCTCGATCGCCAACGACGTGGCCAAGTACTTCGCGATCATCCCGGCGATGTTCGTCGGCATCTTCCCCGGTCTGCAGACCCTCAACGTCATGGGCCTGTCCAGCCCGGAGTCGGCGATGCTCAGCGCGGTCATCTTCAACGCGCTCGTCATCGTCGCGCTGATCCCGCTGGCGCTCAAGGGAGTCCGCTACCGCGCCCTGTCGGCGCACGCGATGCTCCGGCGCAACCTGCTCGTGTTCGGGCTCGGTGGGGTGGTCGTGCCGTTCGTCGGCATCAAGCTCATCGACCTCGTCGTCTCGCTCGTCCCCGGTCTCTGA
- the kdpA gene encoding potassium-transporting ATPase subunit KdpA, whose translation MSIALQTATAVLLVAAILAATHVPLGAWMHRAFTDERDWRVERVVYRLVGVDPRTEQRWQGYAGSVLAFAVASVALLFVLILGQGLLPWDLGRSMNWDTALNTAVSFTTNTNWQSYSGEAGAGHAVQMLGLTVQNFVSAATGIAVAIALLRGLARTHSDRLGNFWVDLTRATVRILLPIAAVAAVLLLLGGVIQNLASPHTVETLTGVQQTIQGGPVASQEAIKELGTNGGGFFNANSAHPFENPGPWTNLLEIVLILLIPFALPYTYGLMVGDRRQGAVAVGVMGTLLVGSIALATWAEAHAGAGPLGSMEGKEQRFGVVWSSLFASVTTGTSTGAVNSMHDSYSALGGGVPLVNMLLGELSPGGVGTGLYSYLVVVVLAVFIAGLMVGRTPELLGKTVGRAEITSAALVTLTMPALVLLGTGLSVVLPTALDARANDGPHGLSELMYAVASASNNNGSAFAGLSADQPYLNLLLAFCMFAGRFVPIVLVLRLAGSLAAQGRRPVTAGTMPTHTPLFTTLVVGTVIVVAGLTFFPSLALGPIAEALS comes from the coding sequence ATGTCCATCGCCCTCCAGACGGCCACCGCCGTCCTCCTCGTCGCCGCGATCCTCGCCGCGACCCACGTCCCCCTCGGCGCGTGGATGCACCGCGCCTTCACCGACGAGCGCGACTGGCGCGTCGAGCGCGTCGTCTACCGGCTCGTCGGGGTCGACCCCCGCACCGAGCAGCGCTGGCAGGGCTACGCCGGCTCGGTGCTGGCCTTCGCGGTCGCCTCGGTCGCGCTCCTCTTCGTGCTCATCCTCGGCCAGGGCCTGCTGCCGTGGGACCTCGGCCGCTCGATGAACTGGGACACCGCGCTCAACACGGCCGTCTCCTTCACGACGAACACCAACTGGCAGTCCTACTCCGGCGAGGCCGGCGCCGGGCACGCCGTGCAGATGCTCGGCCTCACCGTCCAGAACTTCGTCTCGGCCGCCACCGGCATCGCGGTCGCGATCGCCCTGCTGCGGGGCCTCGCCCGCACGCACTCCGACCGGCTCGGCAACTTCTGGGTCGACCTGACCCGCGCGACCGTCCGCATCCTCCTGCCGATCGCCGCCGTCGCGGCCGTGCTCCTCCTGCTCGGCGGCGTCATCCAGAACCTCGCCTCGCCGCACACCGTCGAGACGCTGACCGGTGTCCAGCAGACGATCCAGGGCGGCCCGGTCGCCTCGCAGGAGGCCATCAAGGAGCTCGGCACCAACGGCGGCGGGTTCTTCAACGCCAACTCGGCGCACCCGTTCGAGAACCCCGGCCCGTGGACGAACCTCCTCGAGATCGTCCTCATCCTCCTCATCCCGTTCGCGCTGCCCTACACCTACGGCCTCATGGTCGGCGACCGCCGCCAGGGCGCCGTCGCGGTCGGCGTCATGGGCACCCTGCTCGTCGGCAGCATCGCGCTCGCGACCTGGGCCGAGGCGCACGCCGGGGCCGGCCCGCTCGGCTCGATGGAGGGCAAGGAGCAGCGCTTCGGGGTCGTCTGGTCCAGCCTCTTCGCGTCCGTGACCACCGGGACCTCGACGGGCGCCGTCAACTCGATGCACGACAGCTACAGCGCGCTCGGCGGCGGTGTGCCGCTGGTCAACATGCTGCTCGGCGAGCTCTCGCCCGGTGGCGTCGGCACCGGCCTCTACTCCTACCTCGTCGTCGTCGTGCTCGCGGTCTTCATCGCCGGACTCATGGTCGGGCGCACGCCCGAGCTGCTCGGCAAGACCGTCGGCCGCGCCGAGATCACGAGCGCCGCCCTCGTCACCCTGACGATGCCCGCCCTCGTCCTGCTCGGCACCGGCCTCTCGGTCGTGCTGCCCACCGCGCTCGACGCCCGCGCCAACGACGGGCCGCACGGCCTCTCGGAGCTGATGTACGCCGTCGCGTCCGCGTCGAACAACAACGGGTCGGCGTTCGCGGGCCTGTCGGCCGACCAGCCCTACCTCAACCTGCTCCTCGCGTTCTGCATGTTCGCCGGCCGCTTCGTGCCGATCGTCCTCGTCCTGCGCCTGGCCGGCTCGCTCGCGGCCCAGGGCCGCCGGCCGGTCACCGCCGGGACCATGCCGACGCACACCCCCCTGTTCACCACGCTCGTCGTCGGCACGGTCATCGTCGTCGCCGGCCTGACGTTCTTCCCGTCCCTCGCCCTGGGACCCATCGCGGAGGCCCTGTCATGA
- a CDS encoding potassium-transporting ATPase subunit F: protein MWEDLLAGVIGLLLLGYLLDALVRPDRY, encoded by the coding sequence ATGTGGGAAGACCTCCTCGCAGGCGTCATCGGCCTGCTCCTCCTCGGCTACCTCCTCGACGCGCTCGTGCGCCCCGACCGGTACTGA
- a CDS encoding enoyl-CoA hydratase-related protein encodes MSSARVRVEADGAIGRITLDAPERLNAVDPEMCAAVTEAVLRFDADPDVRVVALTGEGRGFCSGAPLTAEGAQMGVLDAGADLVRALVASRTPVVALVHGVAAGIGVPMALACDYVLAADEAPFVLAFSRIGLMPDGGSTALVAAAVGRARAMRLALTGEALPGRTAAEWGLVAESVPADGFAARADELLAAFAAGATLALGETKAAVNAATLDLEGALAREDAGQRALASTADHLEGAAAFVGKRRPEFRAR; translated from the coding sequence ATGAGCAGCGCACGGGTCCGCGTGGAGGCGGACGGGGCCATCGGTCGGATCACCCTCGACGCCCCGGAGCGGCTCAACGCCGTCGACCCGGAGATGTGCGCGGCGGTGACCGAGGCCGTGCTCCGCTTCGACGCCGACCCGGACGTCCGCGTGGTGGCGCTGACGGGTGAGGGGCGCGGGTTCTGCTCCGGCGCACCGCTGACCGCCGAGGGCGCGCAGATGGGGGTGCTCGACGCCGGCGCCGACCTCGTGCGGGCCCTCGTGGCGTCGCGGACGCCGGTCGTCGCGCTCGTGCACGGGGTCGCGGCGGGCATCGGGGTGCCGATGGCTCTGGCGTGCGACTACGTGCTCGCCGCCGACGAGGCACCGTTCGTCCTCGCCTTCAGCCGGATCGGGCTCATGCCGGACGGCGGTTCGACGGCGCTCGTGGCCGCCGCGGTCGGTCGGGCCCGGGCGATGCGGCTCGCGCTGACCGGCGAGGCGCTGCCCGGCCGCACCGCCGCCGAGTGGGGCCTCGTCGCGGAGTCCGTGCCGGCCGACGGGTTCGCCGCCCGGGCGGACGAGCTGCTCGCCGCCTTCGCCGCCGGGGCGACCCTCGCGCTCGGCGAGACCAAGGCCGCCGTCAACGCCGCGACCCTCGACCTCGAGGGGGCGCTGGCCCGCGAGGACGCCGGCCAGCGGGCGCTCGCGAGCACCGCCGACCACCTCGAGGGCGCCGCGGCGTTCGTCGGCAAGCGACGACCGGAGTTCCGCGCCCGCTGA
- a CDS encoding SGNH/GDSL hydrolase family protein, which translates to MTGLQPVPLTPDLVHGAVELEPTDGGLRPHRLPAWARAQNADPMLGINEGQPAGVRVVLHTSATAVELDLVVTRRALTGAPARPQGQVDLVVDDEVLDGAVVPHGDLLTTDMMTGETTLEQGGPGTVRFPLPSGEKTVELWLPHQEGVELVALRADAPATAVPRADRPRWVHHGSSISHGSNAVRPTGTWPVVAARTAGLDLVNLGFGGSAVLDPFVARTMRDLDADLLSLKVGINIVGGDLMRRRVLGPALHGFLDTIREGHPTTPLLVVTPVLCPIHEETPGPGSVDVEALREGRLVFTATGDPAEVPAGRLTLRTVREELARVVEQRRADDPHLHLVDGLAMYGPDDVEAHPLPDALHPDEETHGLMGTRFAAIVPGAGGPFPTT; encoded by the coding sequence GTGACCGGACTCCAGCCCGTCCCCCTGACCCCCGACCTCGTGCACGGCGCCGTCGAGCTCGAGCCCACCGACGGCGGCTTGCGCCCGCACCGCCTGCCGGCGTGGGCCCGGGCGCAGAACGCCGACCCGATGCTCGGCATCAACGAGGGCCAGCCCGCCGGGGTGCGGGTGGTCCTGCACACGAGCGCCACGGCGGTCGAGCTCGACCTCGTCGTCACCCGCCGCGCGCTGACCGGCGCCCCGGCCCGGCCGCAGGGCCAGGTCGACCTCGTCGTCGACGACGAGGTGCTCGACGGCGCCGTCGTCCCGCACGGCGACCTGCTGACGACCGACATGATGACGGGCGAGACCACCCTGGAGCAGGGCGGCCCGGGCACGGTGCGCTTCCCGCTGCCCTCCGGCGAGAAGACCGTCGAGCTGTGGCTGCCGCACCAGGAGGGCGTCGAGCTCGTCGCCCTGCGCGCGGACGCCCCCGCCACCGCCGTGCCGCGCGCCGACCGTCCCCGCTGGGTGCACCACGGCAGCTCGATCAGCCACGGCAGCAACGCCGTCCGCCCCACCGGCACCTGGCCCGTCGTCGCCGCGCGCACCGCCGGGCTCGACCTCGTCAACCTCGGCTTCGGCGGCTCGGCGGTCCTCGACCCCTTCGTCGCCCGCACGATGCGCGACCTCGACGCCGACCTGCTCAGCCTCAAGGTCGGCATCAACATCGTCGGGGGCGACCTGATGCGCCGCCGCGTCCTCGGGCCGGCGCTGCACGGCTTCCTCGACACGATCCGCGAGGGCCACCCGACGACCCCGCTGCTCGTCGTGACGCCCGTCCTCTGCCCGATCCACGAGGAGACCCCCGGCCCCGGCTCGGTCGACGTCGAGGCCCTGCGCGAGGGCCGGCTGGTCTTCACGGCCACCGGCGACCCGGCCGAGGTCCCGGCGGGCCGTCTCACGCTGCGCACGGTCCGCGAGGAGCTCGCGCGCGTCGTCGAGCAGCGAAGGGCGGACGACCCGCACCTCCACCTCGTCGACGGCCTCGCGATGTACGGCCCCGACGACGTCGAGGCCCACCCGCTGCCGGACGCCCTGCACCCCGACGAGGAGACGCACGGGCTGATGGGAACGCGGTTCGCCGCCATCGTCCCCGGCGCCGGCGGCCCCTTCCCGACCACCTGA
- a CDS encoding CaiB/BaiF CoA-transferase family protein, translating to MSAGPSPAPSGPLAGVRVVELGGIGPAPFAAMVLAEMGADVVRVDRPGAVSDVDASGGLRRSRPSIAVDLKHPDGVAAVRRLADGADVLIEGFRPGVLERLGLAPDDLLARNPRLVVGRMTGWGQEGPWAPRAGHDITYAALSGTLHAMGGAERPVAPVPVLADFAGGAMYLVSGVLAALVSRGTTGRGQVVDAAMVDGAAHLLTLVHTMLGAGAWEDRRRSNVLDGGAPFYDVYECADGRFVAVGALEPQFWRELLGLLGVTVDGEQYDTATWPAQRAALEAAFAGRTRDEWAAHFEGSDACVAPVLSLEEAHRHPHHAARGSFVPGPDGAPVPRPAPRLSGTPLGEPGPEPVPGQHTREQLLAHGFAAAEVEVLIASGAVVQA from the coding sequence GTGAGCGCGGGTCCGTCCCCCGCCCCGTCCGGCCCGCTCGCCGGCGTCCGCGTCGTCGAGCTCGGCGGCATCGGGCCCGCGCCGTTCGCGGCGATGGTCCTCGCCGAGATGGGCGCCGACGTCGTGCGCGTCGACCGGCCGGGCGCCGTGAGCGACGTCGACGCCTCCGGCGGGCTGCGGCGCTCGCGGCCGAGCATCGCCGTCGACCTCAAGCACCCCGACGGCGTGGCCGCGGTCCGGCGCCTGGCCGACGGGGCCGACGTGCTGATCGAGGGGTTCCGGCCGGGGGTGCTGGAGCGCCTGGGGCTCGCGCCCGACGACCTGCTGGCGCGCAACCCGCGGCTGGTCGTCGGCCGGATGACCGGCTGGGGGCAGGAGGGCCCGTGGGCGCCGCGGGCCGGGCACGACATCACGTACGCCGCCCTGTCCGGGACCCTGCACGCGATGGGCGGCGCCGAGCGGCCGGTCGCGCCCGTGCCGGTGCTCGCCGACTTCGCGGGCGGGGCGATGTACCTCGTCTCCGGGGTGCTCGCGGCTCTCGTGTCGCGGGGGACGACGGGGCGCGGGCAGGTCGTCGACGCCGCGATGGTCGACGGCGCCGCGCACCTGCTGACCCTCGTCCACACGATGCTCGGGGCCGGCGCGTGGGAGGACCGCCGGCGCTCGAACGTCCTCGACGGCGGCGCCCCGTTCTACGACGTGTACGAGTGCGCGGACGGCCGGTTCGTCGCGGTCGGGGCGCTGGAGCCGCAGTTCTGGCGGGAGCTGCTGGGGCTGCTCGGGGTCACGGTCGACGGCGAGCAGTACGACACCGCGACGTGGCCGGCGCAGCGCGCGGCCCTCGAGGCGGCCTTCGCGGGGCGGACCCGGGACGAGTGGGCCGCGCACTTCGAGGGCTCGGACGCGTGCGTGGCGCCGGTGCTCTCGCTCGAGGAGGCCCACCGGCACCCGCACCACGCGGCCCGGGGGTCGTTCGTGCCCGGGCCCGACGGTGCGCCCGTGCCCCGGCCGGCGCCGCGTCTGTCGGGGACGCCGCTGGGGGAGCCGGGGCCCGAGCCGGTGCCCGGGCAGCACACCCGCGAGCAGCTGCTGGCCCACGGGTTCGCGGCGGCCGAGGTCGAGGTGCTGATCGCGTCCGGGGCGGTCGTCCAGGCCTGA
- the fgd gene encoding glucose-6-phosphate dehydrogenase (coenzyme-F420), with protein MSAAQGIRVGYKASAEQFAPGELAGYAVLAEELGLDSVTISDHFQPWRLEGGHAPNSLAWMSWVLARTERIMVGTSVMTPTFRYNPPVVAQTFATMACLAPGRVMLGVGTGEALNEIAVGSVAEGEWPEFKERFGRLREAVTLMRQLWTEPRVTFEGEYYRTEDAAIYDRPDTPVPVYIAAGGPMVARYAGRHGDGFICTSGKGEELYRDQLVPSVDEGMDKAGRDHADIDRMIEVKVSYDPDPEKALENCRFWAPLSLSAEQKHSIHSPQEMERAADELPIEQVAKRWIVASRPEEVVETMRFYTDLGFDHLVVHGPGHDQDRFLRTFTEQVLPGLRELVPAAR; from the coding sequence ATGAGCGCAGCGCAGGGCATCAGGGTCGGGTACAAGGCGTCCGCGGAGCAGTTCGCGCCGGGGGAGCTCGCGGGCTACGCGGTGCTGGCCGAGGAGCTGGGGCTGGACTCGGTGACCATCTCCGACCATTTCCAGCCCTGGCGCCTCGAGGGCGGGCACGCGCCGAACTCGCTCGCCTGGATGTCGTGGGTGCTCGCGCGCACCGAGCGGATCATGGTCGGCACCTCGGTCATGACCCCGACGTTCCGGTACAACCCGCCGGTGGTCGCCCAGACCTTCGCGACGATGGCCTGCCTCGCCCCCGGCCGGGTGATGCTCGGCGTCGGCACCGGCGAGGCGCTCAACGAGATCGCCGTCGGGTCGGTCGCCGAGGGCGAGTGGCCCGAGTTCAAGGAGCGCTTCGGGCGGCTGCGCGAGGCCGTCACCCTCATGCGCCAGCTGTGGACCGAGCCCCGCGTCACCTTCGAGGGCGAGTACTACCGCACCGAGGACGCCGCGATCTACGACCGCCCCGACACCCCGGTGCCCGTCTACATCGCCGCCGGCGGCCCGATGGTCGCCCGCTACGCCGGCCGCCACGGCGACGGCTTCATCTGCACCTCCGGCAAGGGCGAGGAGCTCTACCGCGACCAGCTCGTGCCCTCGGTCGACGAGGGGATGGACAAGGCCGGGCGCGACCACGCCGACATCGACCGGATGATCGAGGTCAAGGTCTCCTACGACCCCGACCCGGAGAAGGCCCTGGAGAACTGCCGCTTCTGGGCGCCGCTGTCGCTCTCGGCCGAGCAGAAGCACTCCATCCACTCCCCGCAGGAGATGGAGCGCGCCGCCGACGAGCTGCCGATCGAGCAGGTCGCCAAGCGCTGGATCGTCGCCTCGCGCCCCGAGGAGGTCGTCGAGACGATGCGCTTCTACACCGACCTCGGGTTCGACCACCTCGTCGTGCACGGCCCCGGCCACGACCAGGACCGCTTCCTGCGCACCTTCACCGAGCAGGTCCTGCCCGGGCTGCGCGAGCTCGTCCCCGCCGCCCGGTGA
- a CDS encoding VOC family protein, translated as MAFPGLQHVAITVTDLERSTRWYTALFGAEPVLDEDEQDGRFHHTVFVLEGGQLFGLHTHQGRESGDAFDERRTGLDHVGFAVGSVAELEQWQARLDELGVEHGGVKRAGYGVGLSFRDPDNIALELFTGPE; from the coding sequence ATGGCCTTCCCCGGTCTGCAGCACGTCGCCATCACCGTCACCGACCTCGAGCGCAGCACCCGGTGGTACACCGCCCTCTTCGGTGCCGAGCCGGTCCTCGACGAGGACGAGCAGGACGGGCGCTTCCACCACACCGTCTTCGTCCTCGAGGGCGGCCAGCTCTTCGGGCTGCACACCCATCAGGGGCGTGAGTCGGGGGACGCCTTCGACGAGCGGCGCACCGGGCTGGACCACGTCGGGTTCGCCGTCGGGTCGGTGGCCGAGCTCGAGCAGTGGCAGGCGCGGCTGGACGAGCTCGGCGTCGAGCACGGCGGGGTCAAGCGGGCCGGCTACGGCGTCGGCCTCTCGTTCCGGGACCCCGACAACATCGCCCTGGAGCTGTTCACCGGCCCGGAGTGA
- a CDS encoding Glu/Leu/Phe/Val dehydrogenase encodes MPPTDLVDLAGHEQVVFCSDPATGLRAVIALHSTALGPGLGGTRFHPYPSMDAAVADVLRLSRAMSSKNALAGLDHGGGKAVIIGDPHRDKTPELLRAYGRFVESLDGRYVTACDVGTYVADMDVVAEETRWATGRSPERGGAGDSSLLTALGVFQGMRAAAEHVWGEPTLAGRRVGIAGIGKVGARLTEHLLEDNAKVVVTDVDAEAVARLRGRHPEVTVVADAEELARTDLDVFSPNALGEALDDVTVEALQARVVCGGANNQLATHDTADRLAARGITYAPDFLVNAGGVIQVSDELHGFDMERARSRTQAIFEATREVLRTADAEHVTPAVAADRLAERRIAGGGRTPWLRGGDSPHAH; translated from the coding sequence ATGCCCCCCACGGACCTCGTCGACCTCGCGGGCCACGAGCAGGTCGTCTTCTGCTCCGACCCCGCCACCGGCCTGCGCGCCGTCATCGCGCTGCACTCCACGGCCCTCGGCCCGGGGCTCGGCGGCACCCGCTTCCACCCCTACCCGTCGATGGACGCCGCCGTCGCCGACGTGCTGCGCCTCTCGCGGGCGATGTCGAGCAAGAACGCGCTCGCCGGCCTCGACCACGGGGGCGGCAAGGCGGTCATCATCGGCGACCCCCACCGCGACAAGACCCCCGAGCTGCTGCGCGCCTACGGCCGCTTCGTCGAGTCGCTCGACGGCCGCTACGTCACGGCCTGCGACGTCGGCACCTACGTCGCCGACATGGACGTCGTCGCCGAGGAGACCCGCTGGGCCACCGGCCGCTCCCCGGAGCGCGGCGGGGCCGGCGACTCCTCGCTGCTCACCGCCCTCGGGGTCTTCCAGGGGATGCGCGCCGCCGCCGAGCACGTCTGGGGCGAGCCGACGCTCGCCGGGCGGCGCGTGGGCATCGCCGGCATCGGCAAGGTCGGGGCGCGGCTGACCGAGCACCTGCTCGAGGACAACGCCAAGGTGGTCGTCACCGACGTCGACGCCGAGGCCGTCGCGCGGCTGCGGGGCCGGCACCCGGAGGTGACGGTCGTGGCCGACGCCGAGGAGCTGGCCCGCACCGACCTCGACGTCTTCAGCCCCAACGCGCTCGGGGAGGCCCTCGACGACGTCACCGTCGAGGCGCTGCAGGCCCGGGTCGTGTGCGGCGGAGCGAACAACCAGCTCGCGACCCACGACACCGCCGACCGGCTCGCTGCCCGGGGCATCACCTACGCGCCGGACTTCCTCGTCAACGCGGGCGGCGTCATCCAGGTGAGCGACGAGCTGCACGGCTTCGACATGGAGCGCGCCCGCTCGCGGACGCAGGCCATCTTCGAGGCCACCCGCGAGGTGCTGCGGACCGCCGACGCCGAGCACGTGACGCCCGCCGTGGCCGCGGACCGGCTCGCCGAGCGGCGCATCGCCGGCGGCGGCCGCACCCCGTGGCTGCGCGGCGGCGACAGCCCGCACGCCCACTGA
- a CDS encoding DUF3073 domain-containing protein, whose protein sequence is MGRGRAKAKQTKVARELKYFSPDTDLSALERELHTQSHTGDTADERDWDDDDGQWVSGRR, encoded by the coding sequence ATGGGGCGCGGCCGGGCCAAAGCCAAGCAGACCAAGGTTGCTCGCGAGCTGAAGTACTTCAGCCCCGACACCGACCTGTCGGCGCTTGAGCGTGAACTGCACACCCAGAGCCACACCGGCGACACCGCCGATGAGCGCGACTGGGACGACGACGACGGGCAGTGGGTCTCCGGGCGGCGTTGA